The following coding sequences are from one Bacillus sp. (in: firmicutes) window:
- the speB gene encoding agmatinase → MRFDETYSGNVFIKSHPHFEESEAVLYGMPMDWTVSFRPGSRFGPARIREVSVGLEEYSAYLDRELEEVKYYDAGDIPLPFGNAQRSLDMIEEFVDGILAADKFPLGMGGEHLVTWPVIRAMYKKYPDLAIIHMDAHTDLREDYEGEPLSHSTPIRKAAELIGPTNVFSFGIRSGMKEEFEWAKEVGMYIAKFEVLEPLKEILPKLAGRPVYVTIDIDVLDPAFAPGTGTVDAGGITSRELLASIHEIAKSDIKVVGADLVEVAPIYDPSEQTANTASKLLREMILGWVQKRK, encoded by the coding sequence ATGAGATTTGATGAAACATATTCAGGAAATGTTTTTATAAAAAGTCATCCGCATTTTGAAGAAAGCGAAGCCGTTTTATATGGAATGCCAATGGATTGGACCGTAAGCTTTCGTCCGGGCTCACGATTTGGTCCAGCACGAATTCGTGAAGTATCGGTTGGGTTGGAAGAATATAGTGCTTATTTAGACCGAGAGTTGGAAGAGGTTAAATATTATGATGCCGGTGATATTCCGCTTCCGTTTGGCAATGCCCAAAGAAGCCTTGATATGATTGAGGAGTTTGTCGATGGAATTTTAGCGGCAGATAAGTTTCCACTTGGAATGGGTGGCGAGCACTTAGTTACATGGCCAGTTATTCGAGCGATGTACAAAAAATATCCGGATTTAGCAATTATACATATGGATGCACATACTGATCTTCGCGAGGACTACGAAGGGGAACCATTATCACACTCAACACCCATTCGCAAAGCAGCAGAATTGATAGGGCCAACGAATGTATTTTCTTTCGGTATTCGCTCTGGGATGAAAGAAGAATTCGAGTGGGCTAAAGAAGTAGGCATGTATATTGCGAAGTTTGAAGTACTAGAGCCATTGAAGGAAATTTTACCGAAGCTTGCTGGCCGTCCAGTTTATGTTACGATTGATATTGATGTATTGGACCCAGCATTTGCACCTGGGACAGGAACAGTTGACGCAGGTGGCATTACTTCCCGTGAACTACTTGCCTCCATCCATGAAATTGCCAAATCTGATATAAAAGTAGTCGGAGCAGACTTAGTTGAGGTTGCCCCAATCTACGACCCATCTGAACAAACAGCCAATACAGCAAGCAAATTGCTGCGTGAAATGATTTTAGGCTGGGTACAGAAAAGAAAATAG
- a CDS encoding GntR family transcriptional regulator — translation MFQLDIRSRVPIYEQLVEKLKDLIINEVLKADEQLPSVRQMAKDLTINPNTIQKAYRELEHQGYIYSVPGKGSFVTPPSEINKGEKVKKMKQELMKLISEAIFLGVEKEEIVSLIEEAEKSIKGGEKHD, via the coding sequence ATGTTCCAATTAGATATCCGCAGCCGGGTGCCCATCTATGAACAGCTCGTCGAAAAGTTGAAAGACTTAATTATTAATGAAGTGTTAAAAGCAGACGAACAATTGCCGTCCGTTCGCCAGATGGCAAAGGATTTAACAATCAATCCGAATACGATTCAAAAGGCATACCGTGAATTAGAACATCAAGGCTATATTTACTCAGTGCCAGGGAAGGGCAGTTTTGTCACACCGCCGTCAGAGATCAACAAGGGGGAAAAGGTGAAGAAGATGAAACAAGAATTAATGAAATTAATTTCCGAAGCCATTTTTCTAGGAGTGGAAAAAGAGGAGATTGTTTCACTCATTGAAGAGGCGGAAAAGTCAATCAAAGGAGGGGAGAAGCATGATTGA
- a CDS encoding ABC transporter ATP-binding protein gives MIEIKNVRKAFEDSEAVKNVSLHIEKGSIYGLLGSNGAGKTTLLKILAGIYKQDSGEIQINNQLVFENINLKQKLIFLPDALYFFSQYTIKQMADYYRSLYPSWNEERYKKLGKVFPIDENKKVHRLSKGMQRQVAFWLSLATMPDVLILDEPLDGLDAVMRQKVKNLLVQDVADREMTVLISSHNLREVEDICDHVGILHHGEIIIEKDLDDLKADVHKIQVAFKAGETPVQFLQSLDVLYQETRGSVLLCIVRGKEEDVTAKVQSFHPVLFDLLPLTLEEIFIYEMGDVGYAIESIIV, from the coding sequence ATGATTGAAATAAAAAATGTCCGTAAAGCCTTTGAAGACTCGGAAGCTGTAAAAAATGTCAGCTTACATATTGAAAAAGGCTCCATCTATGGGCTACTCGGCTCAAATGGTGCGGGAAAAACAACACTTCTTAAAATTTTAGCTGGCATTTACAAACAAGATAGTGGAGAAATTCAAATTAACAACCAATTAGTCTTTGAAAATATTAATCTTAAGCAAAAGCTTATTTTCCTGCCTGATGCCCTATACTTTTTTTCACAATATACAATTAAGCAAATGGCTGATTACTATCGGAGTCTTTACCCATCATGGAATGAGGAACGCTATAAAAAATTAGGTAAAGTTTTTCCGATTGACGAAAATAAAAAGGTCCACCGCCTTTCAAAAGGGATGCAACGCCAGGTTGCTTTTTGGTTATCGCTTGCCACAATGCCTGATGTATTAATTCTTGATGAGCCGCTTGATGGCTTGGATGCGGTGATGCGACAAAAAGTAAAAAATTTACTCGTACAGGATGTTGCAGACAGAGAAATGACGGTCCTCATTTCCTCACATAACTTGCGGGAAGTGGAGGATATTTGCGACCATGTCGGGATTTTACATCACGGAGAAATCATTATTGAAAAAGATTTAGATGATTTAAAAGCAGATGTTCATAAAATTCAAGTGGCATTTAAAGCGGGGGAAACACCAGTACAATTTTTACAAAGTCTAGACGTTCTTTATCAGGAAACACGCGGAAGTGTGCTTCTATGTATTGTCAGAGGGAAAGAGGAGGATGTCACTGCAAAAGTACAATCGTTCCATCCTGTACTGTTTGACCTATTGCCGTTAACGCTGGAGGAAATTTTTATTTACGAAATGGGGGATGTCGGTTATGCAATCGAAAGTATCATCGTTTAA
- a CDS encoding multidrug ABC transporter permease, which translates to MQSKVSSFKRGIVLQDLRSVGWIGIIYLIALLFAVPLQLVMLAENDQLLYQLIETRGLFTVLAGAQGFLIFTIPIILAVILSRYLHVKIAADFIHSLPIKRTALLNHHFLIGAFLLVVPVIITAVFIAIVHGILGFDDYFTMVEIAKWAGITILFNLFVFVMTMLIGMVTGISAVQVVLTYIFLIFPAGVMVLFNFNLKYFLYGFAYDYYFNRDIASLSPVLRFAEIWTWKFTITEILVYIVVTVVFYLLTMFAYKKRSIEAATQAIAFRSLRPIFKYGVTFCTMLVGGMYFGETQQQSIGWILFGYIFGSIFGYVIAEMVLEKTWRIFRRMKGYVVFAVAVVAIGFLLILDSTGYEKKMPAAAEIERAYFAEGIHWLKVGDDEAAYGEVMAKDGTFIESAINNENLFYFNNPDNINSILKLHQQLVMNKSNKKSDNPRYNKHLAIAYELKNGSKVVRQYQIPEKAYHEFLKPIYESEEFKYSNYELLRLKEGTTIDKISTSSRIKSSVFVDAKQIEEIIDALKLDMLEEPYEEMVNKRETWGHMEILLRNNERLYIPWKKSYTHFEAWLKKNNKLELVKLMPEDLSYATVIQVDDNFSEKAFNGMSGEFIENLFANNENSFKIEDPNQLEECLYEASWRLEGEYLLAIHYKTNGNPDFYGFVDVPPFIVEHFKK; encoded by the coding sequence ATGCAATCGAAAGTATCATCGTTTAAACGCGGCATTGTTTTGCAAGATTTACGCAGTGTTGGCTGGATCGGCATCATTTATCTAATCGCACTTTTGTTTGCAGTACCTTTGCAGTTAGTCATGCTGGCTGAAAATGATCAACTTTTATATCAACTAATAGAAACCCGTGGTCTTTTTACAGTTTTAGCTGGTGCTCAAGGTTTTTTAATATTTACGATACCGATTATACTAGCTGTTATTCTTTCACGGTATTTGCATGTAAAAATAGCAGCCGATTTCATTCATAGTTTACCAATTAAAAGAACAGCCCTATTGAACCATCATTTTCTCATAGGAGCATTTTTGCTAGTTGTACCGGTTATAATTACAGCTGTTTTTATTGCGATAGTACATGGGATATTAGGATTCGATGATTATTTTACAATGGTAGAAATTGCGAAATGGGCTGGAATCACTATTTTATTTAATCTATTTGTGTTTGTCATGACGATGCTAATTGGAATGGTTACAGGCATTTCGGCCGTACAGGTTGTCTTAACTTATATTTTTCTAATCTTTCCTGCTGGCGTTATGGTGTTATTTAATTTTAATCTAAAGTACTTTCTATACGGATTTGCTTATGATTATTACTTTAATCGAGATATTGCAAGTTTATCACCAGTGCTCCGGTTCGCAGAGATTTGGACTTGGAAGTTCACGATAACGGAAATATTGGTCTATATCGTAGTAACTGTCGTTTTCTACTTATTGACAATGTTTGCTTATAAAAAAAGATCTATTGAAGCTGCAACACAAGCGATTGCCTTCCGTTCTTTAAGGCCGATTTTCAAGTACGGTGTGACATTCTGTACAATGCTAGTAGGCGGGATGTATTTTGGCGAAACACAGCAGCAATCCATCGGCTGGATTTTATTCGGCTATATTTTCGGCTCCATCTTTGGCTATGTGATTGCTGAAATGGTGCTCGAAAAGACGTGGCGAATTTTTAGAAGGATGAAGGGGTATGTTGTCTTTGCCGTGGCTGTCGTTGCAATTGGTTTTCTGTTAATTTTAGATAGTACTGGTTATGAGAAAAAAATGCCGGCAGCAGCCGAAATTGAACGTGCTTATTTTGCTGAAGGTATTCACTGGTTAAAGGTGGGAGATGACGAAGCCGCTTATGGCGAAGTGATGGCTAAAGATGGGACTTTCATTGAAAGCGCCATAAATAATGAAAATCTCTTTTATTTTAACAATCCTGATAATATCAATTCCATATTGAAACTGCATCAGCAGTTAGTGATGAATAAAAGTAATAAAAAGAGTGACAATCCAAGGTACAATAAACACCTTGCAATTGCTTATGAGCTAAAAAACGGCTCGAAGGTCGTCCGCCAATACCAAATTCCTGAAAAAGCCTATCACGAATTCTTAAAGCCGATTTATGAATCAGAGGAATTTAAATACTCAAATTACGAGTTATTAAGATTAAAAGAAGGAACGACCATTGATAAGATATCAACTTCCTCAAGAATAAAAAGCTCTGTATTTGTTGATGCAAAACAAATTGAGGAAATAATCGATGCACTAAAATTGGATATGCTCGAAGAGCCGTATGAAGAAATGGTCAATAAGCGCGAAACATGGGGGCATATGGAGATATTATTAAGAAATAATGAACGCTTATACATTCCATGGAAAAAATCTTATACTCATTTCGAAGCTTGGTTAAAGAAAAATAATAAGCTAGAATTGGTTAAATTAATGCCAGAGGATCTCTCGTATGCAACGGTTATTCAAGTTGATGATAATTTTAGTGAAAAAGCATTCAACGGAATGTCCGGAGAGTTTATAGAGAATTTGTTTGCAAACAATGAGAACTCTTTCAAGATTGAAGACCCGAACCAGCTTGAAGAATGCTTATACGAAGCATCTTGGCGATTGGAAGGAGAATATTTACTTGCCATTCATTATAAAACAAATGGAAATCCCGATTTCTATGGCTTTGTTGATGTTCCACCATTCATCGTCGAACATTTTAAAAAATAA
- a CDS encoding universal stress protein, with product MENTILVPVDGSDHSRRALKFAVHIAKGLQAKIIVLNVQISLNTRNVKRFISQEQIREYQEEEAQEAINKVLDIVEGQDIEVVTKFRVGSPDMEICKEAGEEQVTSIVMGTRGLGAFKRNILGSVSYSVLQQAPCPVTVVP from the coding sequence ATGGAAAATACAATACTAGTCCCTGTTGATGGTTCAGACCATTCAAGAAGAGCGTTGAAATTTGCTGTTCATATTGCGAAAGGACTTCAAGCAAAAATAATTGTTCTAAATGTTCAGATAAGCCTTAATACACGTAATGTCAAAAGATTTATAAGCCAAGAACAAATCCGTGAATATCAAGAAGAGGAAGCACAAGAAGCTATCAATAAAGTATTAGATATAGTAGAAGGACAAGATATAGAGGTAGTGACAAAATTTAGAGTAGGGTCACCAGACATGGAAATTTGTAAAGAAGCAGGGGAAGAACAAGTAACCTCTATCGTAATGGGAACGAGAGGTTTAGGTGCTTTTAAAAGAAATATACTAGGCAGCGTCAGCTATAGTGTTCTACAACAAGCACCATGTCCTGTAACGGTTGTACCATAA
- a CDS encoding DUF1934 domain-containing protein yields MVEKDSAKIPIRLKLVTEIRDGAGRKELLTTKVEGTLYSKEDATFLAYKEMMENVGEISNIIKIKTDEVTIIRSGGVSMRHTYKKGATTSGHYQSPYGMMEMVTKTENVDYTYSTKSQKAKLVLSYQLQMQGEWVGRHRLTFLIERLYT; encoded by the coding sequence ATGGTGGAAAAAGATTCAGCAAAAATTCCAATCCGACTAAAGCTTGTAACTGAAATTCGCGATGGTGCAGGCCGAAAAGAATTGCTAACAACTAAGGTAGAAGGTACTTTATATTCGAAAGAAGATGCAACATTTCTTGCTTATAAGGAAATGATGGAGAACGTAGGCGAGATATCGAATATAATAAAAATCAAAACCGATGAGGTGACGATTATCCGTTCCGGTGGAGTATCGATGCGCCATACATACAAAAAAGGTGCAACAACCTCAGGCCACTACCAAAGTCCGTATGGAATGATGGAAATGGTCACAAAAACAGAAAACGTCGATTATACATACAGTACAAAATCACAAAAGGCGAAATTAGTCTTGTCATATCAATTGCAAATGCAAGGAGAATGGGTAGGCCGTCATCGGCTAACTTTTTTAATAGAAAGGCTCTATACATAA